A segment of the Bradyrhizobium sp. CCBAU 53340 genome:
ATTTGCGCTCCGCGCCCCAGAAGCAGCCGAGCCCGAACACAGCCTGCTCGAGGCCGGCAGGATAGGGCGGCTGCAACTTCGCGCCGTTGACGAAATGGGTGGTCGCGGTCGGAATCGGCTGCGCACGGCCCGGCAGCGCGTCGGCTGCATCAGGCAGTGCGGTGGTCTTGCGCGTGAACAGCATGATCGGGTCTCCGAAAGAACGAGCCGTGCGTCGCCGGAACCAGGCGCTCAGGCGGCGTGCTCGCGATCGAGTGGGAATATAGGTCTTTACGCAGCAAGGGACAGGCTTGTTACAGCGTCCTTGTTCGGGAGCCCAATCCCGGCGGGAATTGAAAGATCAATCCCGGGAATAGCCGATCAGCGGCTTGCGCGGACGGAACAGGATCATCAGCAGGATGCCGAGCAGGCCGAGGACGGCGAAAACCGGCTGGTCCAGCACCAGGCGGATCACCGAGGTCCAGAGCCAGGGCGCCTTGGCCTCGACCCAGCTCCGGAAGGCCGATTGGCTGGCCTGGTTGATGTCGTTCCAGAATTGGCCGAACCGGGTAAAGCGCAGGGTCTGGTCGGCCACCCAGCGGGCGCCGTCATAGACCATGAAGAAGAACCCGCCGGCCAGCAGCAGCAAGCCAATCAGTCGGAAAAAGCCGCGGATCATGTCCCACCCCAATGGCCGTCCGGTCGCACGACCTTCGAAACGCCGCCAGCCAATAGCCAAGAGACGGCAGAAATTCAACCTCATCAGGGCGTTACGGCCCCCTCCGGCACGTCAGGGGCCTGTTTTCCAGCCCCTTAAAGCGTTGACGGTGCCAAAGACCCCCTCTATAAGGGCGCCAACTGGCGGTGGGCGCAATCCTGCCGCCGCTGTTCTTTGAGCAGTTGCAGGCTCTTTTGGGGCCGCAGAGATGGTCGCAAGGCCTATCGCTCATGTTCCGGGAACGGCCCAGCAACCGAACACCCTAAATCCGAGCGTCGATTCCGCGGTCAAGCTGCCGGCGCTACCCGACCAAGACGCGACCGGTACCCGCAAAGGACATTGAGACCATGGCCAATACCACTTCCGCCAAGAAAGCGACGCGCAAGATCGCCCGCCGCACCGCCGTCAACAAGTCGCGCCGCACCCAGATGCGTGGTGCCGTGCGCAACGTCGAAGAAGCGATCAAGAGCGGTGATCGCGCCGCCGCCGCGAAGGCGCTGGCCGCTGCCGAGCCCGCGCTGATGCGCGCCGCCCAGCGCAACATCATTCACAAGAACAACGCCAGCCGCAAAGTCTCGCGCCTCACCGCGCAGATCGCCAAGCTTGC
Coding sequences within it:
- the rpsT gene encoding 30S ribosomal protein S20 produces the protein MANTTSAKKATRKIARRTAVNKSRRTQMRGAVRNVEEAIKSGDRAAAAKALAAAEPALMRAAQRNIIHKNNASRKVSRLTAQIAKLAK